One window of the Deltaproteobacteria bacterium genome contains the following:
- a CDS encoding DUF4070 domain-containing protein, giving the protein MDSHEHDSQASGVLAPPFPIAENFHLVSLRGPSGERRFPADVLRENVQPLPATAWVAFVGDELGDPPVYAADLMRRLTNLKCRWVAQASLRFLEKPYLIELAQQSQCQALIFDGEHLAHHYLTTESAASPEHLSQLTQSLRRLAESGLVSIVRFVLGYDSDDEGVFERTARFCLEARIGLPIFSVFTPQLESAIFQNLDREGRLLHTDVALYDGNHVVFQPKLMTPEALANGFCWVRQQVYSPGAIWRRVFSWNGNPVQRLLANYQQRRLFRRDPRGIYTEAMRLLRQWTQPIPVREQASFISTLKDAVGGTKRHLQGALLRVAAIRDERLHALTLRLEGVLDASGAKEILQRIQEAIHAGHQKIVLDLQGLESVSPTVITRFLEENAQSLIALHGHVVFRHLHVALDAVRTNLGGVLPNSELFDLATEEA; this is encoded by the coding sequence ATGGACAGTCACGAACACGACAGCCAGGCGAGCGGTGTTCTCGCGCCGCCGTTTCCCATTGCCGAGAACTTCCATCTCGTTTCCTTACGCGGACCATCCGGGGAACGCCGATTCCCTGCCGATGTGCTGAGAGAAAACGTGCAACCGCTTCCTGCGACTGCCTGGGTGGCGTTTGTCGGCGATGAACTGGGAGATCCGCCAGTGTACGCCGCCGACTTGATGCGACGCTTAACCAATCTTAAGTGCCGGTGGGTGGCGCAAGCCAGCCTCCGCTTTCTGGAAAAACCCTACTTAATCGAACTTGCCCAACAGAGTCAGTGTCAGGCTCTGATTTTCGACGGGGAACACCTCGCCCACCATTATCTCACGACCGAGAGCGCCGCTTCGCCGGAACATCTCTCGCAATTGACCCAATCTTTACGCCGCCTCGCCGAGAGCGGACTCGTGAGCATCGTTCGTTTCGTTCTCGGCTATGACAGCGACGACGAAGGAGTGTTCGAGCGTACGGCGCGGTTTTGCTTAGAGGCGCGCATTGGCCTGCCGATCTTCTCGGTGTTCACGCCGCAACTGGAAAGCGCGATCTTCCAGAATCTCGACCGCGAGGGGCGCTTACTCCACACGGATGTCGCCCTTTACGACGGCAACCATGTGGTTTTCCAACCGAAGCTGATGACACCGGAAGCCTTGGCCAATGGCTTCTGTTGGGTACGGCAACAGGTCTACAGCCCAGGAGCCATTTGGCGGCGGGTCTTTTCGTGGAACGGCAATCCCGTCCAGCGTCTGCTCGCCAATTACCAGCAGCGACGCCTCTTCCGGCGCGATCCGCGCGGCATCTACACCGAAGCCATGCGCCTATTGCGTCAATGGACACAACCTATCCCCGTGCGCGAGCAAGCCTCGTTTATCTCCACGCTCAAAGACGCGGTCGGGGGGACGAAACGACACTTACAGGGTGCCTTACTGCGCGTGGCCGCGATCCGCGACGAACGCCTCCACGCTTTGACCCTCCGACTCGAAGGCGTGCTGGATGCAAGCGGCGCGAAAGAAATACTCCAGCGCATCCAAGAGGCGATTCATGCTGGCCATCAGAAGATCGTGCTCGATTTGCAAGGGCTGGAATCGGTCTCGCCGACCGTCATTACCCGGTTCTTGGAAGAGAACGCCCAATCGCTTATAGCGCTGCATGGACATGTCGTCTTCCGCCATCTGCACGTTGCGCTTGATGCCGTACGCACTAACCTCGGCGGCGTGCTGCCGAACTCGGAGCTGTTCGATCTGGCCACGGAAGAGGCATAG
- a CDS encoding threonine dehydratase, with the protein MTMEYPTYEDVLKAQAVIGRHLPRTPTYYSPGLSQLIGGQLLVKHENHLPIGAFKVRGGINFMASLSDADRQRGVITATRGNHGLSIAYAARVFGAKAVLVVPFGNNPEKNAGMVALGAEVVEHGKDFDEAQEYVTTLVAAHGYRYLHPANEPLLVAGVGTGALELFADAPPLDVLIVPVGLGSGICGAALVRERLSPKTRLIGVQAERAPAVSLSWKEKRMVTTDSADTFADGLATRIPAEMTQTIINAQVDDMATVSEDEIAAAIRLLLFHTHNLAEGAGAASLAAAVKMREQLAGKRTAIILSGGNIDAATLRRVLAGEQEQ; encoded by the coding sequence ATGACAATGGAATACCCTACTTACGAAGATGTATTGAAGGCGCAAGCCGTGATCGGACGGCATTTGCCGCGCACCCCAACCTATTACTCTCCCGGGCTCTCGCAGTTGATCGGCGGCCAATTGCTGGTGAAGCATGAGAATCACCTGCCCATCGGCGCATTCAAGGTGCGCGGCGGCATCAATTTCATGGCGTCTCTTTCGGATGCGGACCGGCAGCGCGGCGTGATTACCGCCACACGCGGCAATCATGGCTTATCCATTGCCTACGCCGCTCGTGTCTTCGGTGCCAAGGCGGTGTTAGTGGTGCCGTTCGGCAACAATCCCGAGAAGAATGCCGGCATGGTGGCACTAGGCGCGGAGGTGGTGGAACACGGGAAAGATTTCGACGAGGCACAGGAGTATGTGACCACGTTGGTGGCAGCGCATGGCTATCGCTATCTGCATCCCGCCAACGAGCCCTTGCTGGTCGCCGGAGTAGGCACCGGTGCCTTGGAATTGTTTGCCGATGCGCCGCCGCTGGATGTGTTGATCGTGCCGGTCGGTCTGGGGTCGGGCATCTGCGGAGCCGCGCTCGTGCGCGAACGCCTCAGCCCCAAGACGCGCCTGATCGGGGTGCAGGCCGAACGTGCGCCGGCAGTATCGTTGTCGTGGAAAGAAAAGCGCATGGTCACTACCGACAGCGCCGATACCTTTGCCGACGGGTTGGCGACGCGGATTCCCGCGGAAATGACCCAAACGATTATCAATGCGCAGGTGGACGATATGGCGACAGTCAGCGAGGACGAGATTGCTGCGGCGATTCGCCTGCTGCTCTTTCATACGCATAATCTTGCCGAAGGCGCCGGCGCCGCCTCGCTAGCGGCGGCGGTGAAGATGCGGGAGCAGTTGGCTGGCAAACGAACGGCCATCATCCTCAGCGGCGGGAATATCGATGCGGCGACCTTGCGACGGGTGTTGGCTGGAGAGCAGGAGCAATAA
- a CDS encoding aminotransferase class I/II-fold pyridoxal phosphate-dependent enzyme, with the protein MPHAAVTANRRLPRTGHLKLSPIKAIELAASRVPGAVSLAQGIPSFDTPEPIKIFVQQKIAEGACAKYSLSPGLPELRELIAESLLREGMHYDADNEIIVTCGSIEGIASTLLTLTQPGDEVILPSPSYASYQEVVRMAGCTPRFAPLREEQNFAFDLDAFERCISPRTSAILYCNPNNPTGTVFSKEETVALVELAECHDLFLIIDEAYKDFVFTKEPYFSPAQIHEQRGRVVRVFTFSKAYGMTGWRVGYVHSDAGNVREILKVHDALVTCAPVVSQYGAIAALEYGAASIAAFRQAFKERRDRTLQHLEAFAHVFDYQKPEGAYFIFPRVKDSVPRARDSRRLALHILEQAKVALVPGVAFGPSGEAHLRLNFGRDVADIDTAFERLRSYFQQQLPFAGARREPLVMPVQVDATPYPAEPAAKGRWHQSVTRAATWYLQGAARFFLRRKKPQVIAIAGNRGKTVVKRLFGELLSRHYRVRTNPRSYNTEIGLPLAVLNIELETQSLRKTVWGLLRAGWTALVSSEQPEVLVVELGIRRRGDMRQLLRTLQPDVTVLTALAPGYQDDIEGIRIQQEEMRTLCQSTGAGCHFLIEDSDPLLQEAVHGLAAPFIPLGSAQWLENGHGLLLRSQKQEYAVTRELIGESERVAVQAAVLFAEQWTSLTADDIRRFLAGENTDTSMNEV; encoded by the coding sequence ATGCCACATGCAGCCGTGACGGCAAATCGGCGTTTACCTCGTACCGGACACCTGAAGCTCTCGCCCATCAAAGCCATCGAATTGGCGGCTAGCCGCGTGCCCGGCGCGGTGTCGCTGGCGCAAGGGATTCCGAGTTTCGATACCCCAGAGCCGATTAAAATCTTCGTCCAGCAGAAAATCGCCGAGGGAGCTTGCGCCAAGTATTCTCTGTCGCCCGGGCTGCCGGAGCTGCGTGAACTGATCGCCGAATCCCTACTGCGCGAGGGCATGCATTACGATGCAGACAACGAGATCATTGTTACCTGTGGGTCGATCGAGGGAATTGCCTCCACTCTGCTGACCCTCACCCAGCCGGGGGATGAGGTCATTCTGCCCTCGCCCAGCTATGCCTCGTATCAAGAAGTGGTGCGGATGGCCGGCTGTACGCCGCGCTTTGCTCCGCTGCGCGAGGAACAGAATTTTGCCTTCGATCTCGACGCTTTCGAGCGCTGCATTTCGCCACGCACCAGCGCTATTCTCTACTGCAATCCCAACAACCCGACGGGGACGGTCTTCTCGAAAGAAGAAACTGTGGCGCTGGTCGAGTTGGCCGAGTGCCACGATCTGTTTTTGATTATCGATGAAGCCTACAAAGATTTCGTTTTTACCAAAGAGCCTTATTTCAGTCCGGCGCAAATCCACGAACAACGGGGTCGGGTGGTGCGCGTGTTCACGTTCTCGAAGGCGTACGGTATGACCGGGTGGCGGGTGGGGTACGTGCACTCGGACGCGGGCAACGTGCGCGAGATCCTCAAAGTGCACGATGCTCTGGTCACCTGCGCGCCGGTGGTGTCGCAGTATGGGGCGATCGCTGCCCTCGAATATGGCGCGGCGTCGATTGCCGCCTTTCGTCAGGCGTTCAAAGAGCGGCGCGACCGTACGCTTCAGCATCTGGAAGCGTTTGCGCATGTGTTCGATTACCAGAAGCCGGAGGGTGCCTACTTCATCTTTCCGCGCGTGAAGGACAGCGTGCCGCGCGCGCGCGACTCTCGCCGCTTGGCCCTGCACATCCTCGAACAGGCCAAGGTGGCGCTAGTGCCCGGCGTGGCGTTTGGCCCGAGTGGCGAGGCGCATTTACGCCTGAACTTTGGCCGGGATGTAGCAGATATCGACACCGCTTTCGAGCGCTTACGCTCCTATTTCCAGCAGCAGCTTCCCTTTGCCGGAGCACGGCGCGAGCCGCTCGTCATGCCCGTGCAGGTGGATGCAACTCCGTATCCTGCTGAACCCGCAGCAAAAGGGCGGTGGCATCAGAGCGTCACGCGCGCTGCCACCTGGTATCTGCAAGGTGCCGCACGGTTCTTTTTACGAAGAAAAAAACCACAGGTGATCGCCATTGCCGGGAATCGCGGCAAAACCGTGGTGAAGCGACTGTTTGGCGAATTGCTGAGCAGGCATTATCGTGTGCGCACGAATCCACGCTCGTACAACACCGAGATCGGGTTGCCGCTGGCCGTCTTGAATATCGAACTAGAGACCCAGTCGTTGCGGAAAACAGTGTGGGGGTTGCTGCGTGCCGGGTGGACCGCGCTCGTCTCGTCGGAACAGCCCGAGGTGCTGGTCGTTGAACTCGGCATTCGTCGGCGCGGCGACATGCGCCAACTGCTGCGTACGCTCCAGCCGGATGTGACCGTGCTGACCGCGCTTGCCCCTGGCTACCAGGACGACATCGAGGGTATTCGCATTCAGCAAGAGGAGATGCGTACCCTGTGCCAAAGCACGGGGGCGGGTTGTCACTTCCTCATCGAAGATAGCGATCCGCTGCTGCAGGAGGCGGTGCACGGGCTGGCGGCACCGTTTATTCCTTTGGGCTCGGCGCAGTGGTTGGAAAACGGACATGGACTACTCCTGCGCAGTCAAAAGCAAGAATATGCCGTGACGCGGGAGTTGATCGGCGAGAGCGAACGAGTGGCGGTGCAAGCGGCGGTGCTGTTCGCGGAACAGTGGACCTCGCTGACCGCCGATGACATTCGTCGGTTCTTGGCTGGCGAGAACACTGACACTTCCATGAACGAAGTCTGA
- a CDS encoding FIST C-terminal domain-containing protein, protein MLHAGVGLSTLKDTEKAALEATSTALARAGTDTADLALIFATTEHGPLYSRLLRTVKETAQATHVVGCSAGGVLTTDGEIERAPGVAVLTMRADTFSASRFFIPQLRGRGREVGEETAALAQTHPEADNLLVVFPDTYNFNSAAFFEGFSQIAPTVPVVGGGASEDGTLGETFQLCGDTVSNDALCGVLLSGRFHHTIGIAQACQPLGSVHTITKSHQNLILELDGRPAFEVFSEVVRKPLIEDLRRAAAFVFVGLPVDAERQRIARGEYVIRNIVGFDPRQGIVAVADDIRQGQKMVFTLRDGSASREDLKVTLESQVQQWGEHRPGFGLYFNCLGRGRGLYGLPGLDVAYIRQHFGDLPLIGFFTGCEIAPIQRQHSLHQYSGVLVLVGEKTVH, encoded by the coding sequence ATGCTACACGCCGGAGTCGGACTGTCCACTCTCAAAGATACCGAGAAGGCTGCACTGGAAGCCACCAGTACTGCGCTCGCACGCGCGGGTACCGATACAGCGGACCTCGCTCTCATCTTCGCCACTACGGAACACGGACCACTGTACAGTCGTCTGCTGCGCACGGTCAAAGAAACCGCGCAGGCCACGCACGTCGTCGGGTGCAGCGCTGGCGGCGTCTTGACCACCGATGGCGAGATCGAACGTGCCCCCGGGGTCGCGGTGCTGACCATGCGAGCAGATACCTTTTCTGCCTCACGGTTTTTCATCCCGCAGTTGCGTGGCCGTGGGCGCGAGGTCGGCGAAGAAACCGCAGCGCTCGCACAGACCCACCCGGAGGCCGACAACCTGCTGGTGGTGTTTCCTGATACCTACAACTTCAATTCCGCCGCGTTTTTCGAGGGGTTTTCCCAAATTGCCCCCACCGTTCCTGTCGTTGGCGGAGGCGCGTCGGAAGATGGCACCCTGGGCGAGACGTTTCAGTTATGTGGGGACACGGTCAGCAACGACGCCCTCTGCGGCGTGCTGTTGAGCGGGCGGTTTCACCATACCATCGGCATCGCCCAAGCCTGCCAGCCGCTCGGGTCCGTGCATACCATCACCAAATCGCACCAGAATCTGATTCTCGAACTCGATGGACGCCCGGCATTCGAGGTCTTTTCTGAAGTCGTACGGAAACCGCTCATCGAAGATTTACGGCGTGCAGCGGCGTTCGTGTTCGTGGGCCTGCCAGTCGATGCCGAGCGCCAACGCATCGCACGCGGCGAGTACGTCATCCGCAACATTGTCGGTTTCGACCCACGTCAGGGCATCGTCGCGGTTGCGGACGACATTCGTCAGGGGCAGAAGATGGTCTTCACTCTGCGCGACGGCAGCGCGTCGCGGGAAGATCTGAAAGTCACGCTCGAATCGCAAGTGCAGCAGTGGGGAGAGCACCGCCCCGGTTTCGGTCTGTATTTCAATTGTCTCGGCAGAGGCCGTGGGCTCTATGGTCTGCCGGGCCTCGATGTCGCCTATATCCGGCAGCACTTCGGCGACCTGCCGCTCATCGGCTTTTTTACCGGTTGCGAGATCGCGCCGATTCAACGGCAGCATTCACTGCACCAGTATTCCGGCGTGCTCGTACTGGTGGGAGAGAAGACGGTCCACTAG
- a CDS encoding VWA domain-containing protein, which produces MRDAILSFITELRHAGLRVSLSESMDAMQALAAVGVERELLCEALAASLVKEEEDRSVFDEVFARFFAGPSRQHKGKHLQTGGGGEKQHAKGQGASARPQEPPPEQQRPGERRVSEHSQDSPAQERQDPQKQKKNGIQEELESQQATSIAQDPAPHSLSLSLRHRALLEKPFKEFDARDVEATKELMAELARKLRGRLSRRFTRAKRGRLDFRRTFRASVAHGGIPIELFWRRRRPGKPDLVAFCDLSGSVAMVSDFLLALLAPAEEYLRRVHSFAYVDRLCAVSFENGYVVPHGALDLYARSDFGKVLQQFWSGGEPLLTRNTIVLVLGDARNNRRPPRPDLLARIRERVKTLIWLNPEPHERWNSGDSVMGLYAPVCDAVLSCCTLKELLKALSRAFPA; this is translated from the coding sequence ATGCGCGACGCCATTCTCTCTTTCATCACCGAACTGCGCCACGCTGGGCTTCGGGTCTCTCTCAGTGAAAGTATGGATGCGATGCAAGCCCTGGCTGCGGTGGGAGTTGAACGAGAGCTGCTGTGCGAAGCCTTGGCCGCCAGCCTCGTAAAAGAGGAAGAGGATCGTTCGGTTTTTGATGAAGTCTTTGCTCGGTTCTTTGCCGGGCCAAGCCGCCAGCACAAAGGAAAGCATCTCCAGACGGGTGGCGGGGGCGAGAAACAACACGCAAAAGGACAAGGAGCGTCAGCGCGACCGCAAGAACCGCCTCCAGAACAGCAACGACCTGGAGAGCGGCGGGTGTCCGAGCACTCGCAGGATTCACCTGCTCAGGAACGGCAGGACCCTCAAAAACAGAAGAAGAACGGCATCCAGGAAGAGTTGGAAAGCCAACAAGCGACTTCGATAGCCCAAGACCCGGCACCGCATTCCCTATCCCTTTCTCTCCGCCACAGAGCGTTGTTAGAAAAGCCGTTCAAGGAGTTCGATGCCCGTGATGTGGAGGCGACCAAGGAACTCATGGCCGAGCTGGCGCGCAAACTCCGAGGTCGGCTCAGCCGTCGGTTCACACGGGCAAAACGTGGTCGGCTCGATTTTCGCCGGACCTTTCGTGCCTCGGTGGCCCATGGCGGCATTCCCATCGAGTTGTTCTGGCGTCGTCGCCGCCCTGGGAAACCCGACTTAGTGGCCTTCTGCGACTTGTCCGGCTCGGTGGCGATGGTCAGCGATTTCCTGCTGGCGTTGCTGGCCCCAGCCGAGGAATACCTGCGCCGGGTGCATTCCTTCGCTTATGTAGATCGTCTGTGCGCGGTGTCGTTCGAGAACGGTTATGTGGTGCCGCACGGCGCACTCGATCTCTACGCGCGTTCGGATTTTGGCAAAGTCCTGCAACAGTTTTGGTCCGGGGGCGAGCCGTTGCTGACGCGCAATACGATCGTGTTGGTGCTGGGGGATGCGCGCAACAATCGTCGCCCGCCGCGACCGGACCTGCTGGCGCGGATACGCGAGCGCGTCAAGACGCTGATATGGCTGAATCCCGAACCGCACGAGCGCTGGAATAGCGGCGATAGCGTGATGGGACTCTATGCCCCAGTCTGCGACGCGGTGCTGTCTTGCTGCACGCTCAAGGAACTGCTCAAGGCATTGAGCCGGGCTTTCCCTGCCTGA
- a CDS encoding enoyl-CoA hydratase/isomerase family protein, translating into MEWDTIRFEREEQVGYVILDRPASLNAVNDQLILDLEAACQTIQREADLRVVVVKGEGRAFCSGMDLGAAAHRPPTPEALRAAWMPWMRALHILEELPQLTIASVHGPCLGAGFELILACDFRVATTTAFFSSPQVLYGSPADAGPTYRLPQLIGLAKALEIVILGERFTATQAERWGVLTRVAEPEAFVAETKKLVDRCLQVGEKAATAAKHLLRDAASMDFATLTEAIDRARSASLETGELDESMQMYRERRKPRV; encoded by the coding sequence ATGGAATGGGATACGATCCGTTTTGAACGCGAAGAACAGGTTGGATATGTGATCCTGGATCGTCCAGCGTCTTTGAACGCGGTGAACGATCAACTCATTCTCGATCTTGAAGCGGCCTGCCAGACCATCCAACGCGAGGCGGACCTGCGGGTAGTGGTGGTGAAAGGCGAGGGACGGGCGTTCTGCTCGGGGATGGATTTGGGTGCGGCGGCGCATCGTCCTCCAACTCCCGAAGCCTTGCGCGCGGCGTGGATGCCGTGGATGCGCGCGCTCCATATTTTGGAAGAGCTTCCTCAGCTCACGATCGCTTCCGTCCATGGTCCATGCCTGGGTGCCGGGTTCGAATTGATCTTGGCTTGCGATTTTCGTGTCGCAACGACGACCGCCTTCTTTTCCTCGCCGCAGGTTTTATACGGCTCGCCGGCGGATGCCGGACCGACCTATCGCCTGCCGCAGTTGATTGGACTGGCCAAAGCCCTGGAGATCGTCATCTTGGGCGAACGCTTCACTGCCACGCAAGCCGAACGTTGGGGGGTACTCACCCGAGTGGCGGAACCGGAAGCGTTTGTAGCGGAAACGAAAAAGCTAGTTGATCGTTGTCTACAAGTTGGAGAGAAAGCGGCGACCGCCGCAAAGCATCTGCTGCGCGATGCTGCTTCGATGGACTTTGCGACCTTGACCGAGGCGATCGACCGCGCTCGCTCGGCATCTCTGGAAACCGGCGAGCTCGACGAGTCGATGCAGATGTATCGCGAGAGGCGGAAGCCCCGCGTCTGA
- a CDS encoding CoA transferase, protein MSDGALSDLTIVELADMVAGPFCAKVMADLGAEVIKIERPHVGDLARQRGPFPHNEPHPDRSALFLYLNTNKRGVTLDSATQEGARLLRDLLKTADIFLEATPPGTLAEVGLGYKTLQELNPGLIQASISPFGQTGPYKDYKAYDLNAYHFGGVGYETPFNQVTDPATQPPLKAAGEQADFLTGWTTAAAIMSAVHWRHLTGKGQHIDMAEIEAVAHMIRANYPFYFTEPPDGPNRSRLSKRQEWGLPWVWPCRDGNVAILAITDKHWNSLKDLLDRPAWMDEELLSTPLGRFMHADVIKSLLEGWLLEHDRGEIYRRGQALHLPVFPVQNLTEVMATQHFHDRAFFQPHDIPGVGSVPLPGPPFKMSLTPWSLRRPAPRLGQHNAEVYGALGLSQQTLDNLQERGVI, encoded by the coding sequence GTGTCAGACGGGGCATTAAGTGACCTGACCATCGTCGAGTTGGCGGACATGGTGGCTGGACCGTTCTGTGCCAAAGTCATGGCCGATCTGGGGGCCGAAGTCATCAAAATCGAACGCCCGCACGTAGGAGACCTCGCTCGGCAACGCGGCCCGTTCCCTCACAACGAACCGCATCCCGACCGCAGTGCGTTGTTCCTGTATCTCAACACCAATAAACGCGGCGTCACTCTCGATAGCGCGACACAAGAAGGTGCCCGCCTCCTGCGCGATCTCCTCAAAACTGCGGATATTTTTCTTGAGGCGACGCCGCCGGGCACTCTCGCCGAGGTCGGACTCGGGTACAAAACGCTCCAGGAGCTGAATCCGGGCCTAATCCAGGCATCGATTTCGCCGTTCGGCCAGACCGGTCCCTATAAAGACTACAAGGCTTATGACCTCAATGCCTACCACTTCGGCGGGGTCGGCTATGAAACGCCCTTCAATCAAGTCACAGACCCAGCCACGCAGCCGCCGTTGAAAGCCGCCGGCGAGCAGGCCGACTTTCTCACCGGCTGGACGACTGCGGCCGCGATTATGAGCGCTGTCCACTGGCGCCATCTCACCGGCAAAGGGCAGCACATCGACATGGCCGAAATCGAGGCCGTCGCGCACATGATTCGCGCTAACTATCCATTCTATTTTACCGAACCGCCGGACGGACCCAATCGATCTCGTCTCTCGAAACGACAAGAATGGGGCCTTCCCTGGGTCTGGCCGTGCCGCGACGGCAATGTCGCCATCCTGGCGATTACGGATAAGCACTGGAACTCCCTGAAAGATCTGTTGGACAGACCGGCATGGATGGACGAAGAACTGCTGAGCACCCCGCTCGGACGTTTCATGCATGCGGATGTGATCAAGTCTCTCCTCGAAGGGTGGCTCCTTGAACATGACCGCGGCGAAATTTATCGACGCGGCCAAGCCCTGCATTTACCCGTCTTTCCGGTACAGAACCTCACGGAAGTCATGGCCACGCAACATTTCCATGACCGCGCTTTCTTCCAGCCCCACGACATTCCTGGGGTAGGCTCGGTGCCGTTACCCGGCCCTCCGTTCAAAATGTCGCTCACGCCGTGGAGCCTGCGCCGACCCGCGCCACGGCTGGGGCAACATAATGCCGAGGTCTATGGCGCCTTAGGGTTGTCGCAACAGACTCTGGACAACCTCCAGGAACGTGGAGTGATCTAA
- a CDS encoding CoA transferase, protein MSRLPLEGVRIADFGWILAVPQATAWLAVMGAEVIKIESMQRLDLIRLLGQIPGRPTDIDGSCYFNSLNFGKKSVTLNLGHPKGVELAKALILRSDIVAENFTVGNMKKWGLGYEDLCKIKPDLIMLSGTPLGQFGSESQCVGWGPHTQAYAGMCHLTGYPDGPPSGLGGNWPDFMIGVVMSYAIMSALHYRRRTGKGQYIDLAMAEVVMSMLPEGFADYNMNGTDRGRRGNSDDVMVPHNVYRCAGNDQWAAIAVNSETEWQALCRTMNHPEWLDDARFKDRSSRKTHEAALDTLVATWTSQRSPIEVMHTLQAAGVAATPVYNTEALCNDPQLQHRGYTVSLDHPVTGTICVTLNEVKGLAVRFFATLRMTVLDGFSVKCTNVLWFDLAYEVMT, encoded by the coding sequence ATGTCACGTTTACCGTTAGAAGGTGTTCGCATTGCCGATTTCGGTTGGATTCTCGCCGTCCCCCAAGCCACGGCGTGGTTGGCAGTCATGGGGGCGGAAGTCATTAAGATCGAGTCCATGCAGCGGCTCGATCTGATCCGCCTGTTAGGGCAAATCCCAGGCCGTCCAACCGATATCGACGGCTCGTGTTATTTCAATTCGCTCAACTTCGGGAAAAAGAGCGTCACGCTCAACCTCGGGCACCCCAAGGGCGTGGAGTTGGCAAAAGCGCTGATCTTGCGCAGCGATATCGTGGCGGAGAATTTTACCGTCGGCAACATGAAGAAATGGGGATTGGGGTACGAAGACCTTTGCAAAATCAAACCGGACCTCATCATGCTGTCCGGTACGCCGTTGGGGCAGTTTGGATCGGAAAGCCAATGCGTCGGGTGGGGGCCGCACACCCAAGCCTACGCCGGGATGTGTCATCTCACCGGCTATCCGGACGGCCCGCCGAGCGGACTGGGCGGGAATTGGCCGGATTTCATGATCGGGGTAGTGATGTCCTACGCGATCATGAGCGCACTGCACTACCGCCGCCGCACTGGCAAGGGTCAATATATCGATCTCGCTATGGCGGAAGTGGTGATGAGTATGCTGCCCGAAGGGTTCGCCGACTACAACATGAATGGGACCGACCGTGGGCGGCGCGGGAATAGCGACGATGTCATGGTGCCGCATAATGTGTATCGCTGCGCCGGCAACGACCAATGGGCGGCCATCGCCGTCAACAGCGAAACCGAATGGCAAGCCCTTTGCCGAACGATGAACCATCCGGAATGGCTCGACGATGCGCGTTTCAAGGACCGGTCGAGCCGAAAGACCCACGAAGCCGCCCTCGATACACTCGTCGCAACCTGGACCAGCCAACGTTCGCCGATCGAAGTGATGCATACGCTCCAAGCCGCCGGGGTCGCGGCAACTCCGGTGTACAACACCGAGGCGCTGTGTAATGATCCACAGCTTCAGCATCGCGGCTACACTGTCTCGCTTGACCATCCGGTGACCGGCACCATTTGTGTCACCCTGAACGAAGTGAAGGGTCTTGCCGTGAGATTCTTCGCTACGCTCAGAATGACAGTACTGGATGGTTTCAGTGTAAAGTGTACGAATGTGCTGTGGTTCGATTTAGCGTATGAAGTTATGACGTAA